Proteins from one Syngnathus scovelli strain Florida chromosome 9, RoL_Ssco_1.2, whole genome shotgun sequence genomic window:
- the prpf3 gene encoding U4/U6 small nuclear ribonucleoprotein Prp3 isoform X2: protein MSLPKREVEELRPWVERTVKKMLGFSEPTVVTVALQCVGKGLDKRKTTDQLHPFLNESAGSFVERLFEVLEESRGSRSSKGNGEKTRKRELKDAFSDETDTGGVKSAAPPAVDGAAPKRKRVPRFQEVEEPEVIPGPPSESPGMLSKLQIKQMMEEATKQIEQRRKQLNITSPAQTQMESPMSRLLGPVSVGGSIMPSQAASFMNDAIEKARRVAEEQARLQSQMPVKPNILGMLGNSIPHNFVALANLHAMGIAPPKVEVKEVNKPTPLILDDKGRTVDATGKEIELTHRMPTLKANIRAVKREQFRQQLKEKPGEELESTSYFDNRVTLIASQRTRKTFKFHEQGRFEKIAQRIRTKAQLERLQNEISQAAKKTGIHASTKLALIAPRKDIGDSEVPNIEWWDSFILPTNIEIKPETKLDEVVLFGVTNLVEHPAQISPPGKFDKDKPVTLGVYLTKKEQKKLRRQTRREGQKEVQEKVRLGLMPPPEPKVRISNLMRVLGTEAVQDPTKVEAHVRAQMAKRQKAHEEANAARKLTAEQRKEKKVKKLKEDLSGGVHISVYRIRNLQNPAKKFKVEANANQLYLTGTVVLHKDVNLVVVEGGPKSQKKFKKLMMHRVKWQEHNSKRDDPDGDDDTRRNNKCWLIWEGTAKDRSFGDIKFKQCPTENMAREHFKKHGTEHYWDLALSKSVLDSADD from the exons ATGTCGCTTCCTAAACGGGAGGTGGAGGAATTGAGGCCATGGGTGGAGCGCACTGTGAAGAAGATGCTCGGCTTCTCGGAGCCCACCGTGGTCACCGTGGCTCTGCAGTGCGTGGGGAAAGGTCTGgacaaaaggaaaacaacag ACCAATTGCACCCTTTCCTGAATGAATCAGCCGGGAGTTTCGTCGAGCGTCTCTTCGAAGTGTTGGAGGAGAGCCGTGGTTCCCGAAGCAGCAAAGGAAACGGAGAAAAGACCCGCAAGCGAGAGTTGAAG GATGCATTCAGTGACGAGACAGACACGGGTGGAGTGAAAAGTGCCGCGCCGCCCGCTGTCGATGGCGCGGCACCCAAGCGCAAGCGGGTGCCTCGTTTTCAGGAAGTGGAGGAGCCCGAGGTCATTCCGGGACCGCCGTCGGAGAGTCCGGGCATGCTCAGCAAACTGCAG ATCAAACAGATGATGGAGGAAGCCACCAAGCAAATTGAACAGCGAAGGAAACAACTGAACATTACATCTCCTGCTCAG ACACAAATGGAATCTCCCATGTCGCGCCTTCTGGGCCCCGTCAGCGTAGGCGGCTCCATCATGCCCTCGCAGGCTGCCAGCTTCATGAACGACGCCATTGAGAAAGCTCGCAGGGTGGCCGAGGAGCAGGCGCGCCTGCAGTCGCAGATGCCGGTGAAGCCCAACATTCTGGGCATGTTGGGCAACTCCATCCCTCACAACTTTGTGGCTCTGGCCAACCTTCACGCCATGGGAATCGCCCCACC GAAAGTGGAAGTGAAGGAAGTGAATAAACCAACACCGCTCATTCTAGACGACAAGGGCAGGACAGTGGATGCTACCGGCAAAGAGATCGAGCTGACTCATCGCATGCCAACACTCAAAG CCAACATTCGGGCGGTGAAAAGGGAACAGTTCCGTCAGCAACTCAAAGAGAAGCCTGGAGAGGAGCTGGAGTCCACGTCCTACTTTGACAATCGCGTAACTCTGATTGCATCCCAGCGGACGCGCAAaactttcaagtttcatgagcaGGGTCGGTTTGAGAAGATTGCTCAAAGAATTCGAACAAAG GCCCAGCTGGAGAGGTTACAGAATGAGATTTCCCAGGCCGCCAAGAAGACGGGAATCCACGCCTCCACCAAGCTGGCTCTGATCGCTCCCAGGAAGGACATTGGCGACAGCGAAGTGCCCAACATCGAGTGGTGGGACTCCTTTATCTTGCCCACCAACATCGAAAT AAAGCCAGAAACCAAACTTGATGAGGTGGTGCTTTTCGGAGTGACAAATTTAGTGGAGCATCCGGCCCAAATTAGTCCTCCTGGTAAGT TCGACAAGGACAAACCGGTCACGCTGGGCGTTTACTTGACCAAGAAAGAACAGAAGAAGCTGAGACGACAGACTCGACGGGAAGGCCAAAAGGAAGTACAAGAAAAGGTCCGTCTTGGACTGATGCCGCCACCGGAGCCCAAAG TTCGCATCTCCAACCTGATGAGAGTGTTAGGGACCGAGGCGGTTCAGGACCCCACCAAAGTGGAAGCCCACGTCAGAGCGCAGATGGCCAAGAGACAAAA AGCCCACGAAGAGGCCAACGCGGCGCGCAAGCTCACGGCTGAGCAGCGCAAAGAAAAGAAGGTGAAGAAGTTGAAGGAGGATCTCAGCGGAGGGGTTCACATTTCCGTGTACAG GATCCGTAACCTGCAAAATCCAGCAAAGAAGTTCAAAGTGGAAGCCAATGCCAACCAGCTCTACCTGACCGGCACTGTCGTCCTGCATAAAGACGTTAACTTGGTTGTGGTGGAAGGAG GCCCCAAATCTCAGAAGAAGTTCAAGAAACTCATGATGCACAGAGTCAAGTGGCAGGAGCATAACTCCAAACGAGACG ATCCGGATGGCGACGACGACACGAGGAGGAACAACAAGTGCTGGTTGATTTGGGAG GGCACGGCCAAAGACCGCTCCTTCGGGGACATAAAGTTCAAGCAGTGCCCTACAGAAAACATGGCCAGGGAACACTTCAAGAAACATGGCACAGAACACTACTGGGATCTGGCTCTCAGTAAGAGTGTGCTAGACAGCGCCGACGATTGA
- the prpf3 gene encoding U4/U6 small nuclear ribonucleoprotein Prp3 isoform X4 yields MSLPKREVEELRPWVERTVKKMLGFSEPTVVTVALQCVGKGLDKRKTTDQLHPFLNESAGSFVERLFEVLEESRGSRSSKGNGEKTRKRELKDAFSDETDTGGVKSAAPPAVDGAAPKRKRVPRFQEVEEPEVIPGPPSESPGMLSKLQIKQMMEEATKQIEQRRKQLNITSPAQTQMESPMSRLLGPVSVGGSIMPSQAASFMNDAIEKARRVAEEQARLQSQMPVKPNILGMLGNSIPHNFVALANLHAMGIAPPKVEVKEVNKPTPLILDDKGRTVDATGKEIELTHRMPTLKANIRAVKREQFRQQLKEKPGEELESTSYFDNRVTLIASQRTRKTFKFHEQGRFEKIAQRIRTKAQLERLQNEISQAAKKTGIHASTKLALIAPRKDIGDSEVPNIEWWDSFILPTNIEIKPETKLDEVVLFGVTNLVEHPAQISPPVDKDKPVTLGVYLTKKEQKKLRRQTRREGQKEVQEKVRLGLMPPPEPKVRISNLMRVLGTEAVQDPTKVEAHVRAQMAKRQKAHEEANAARKLTAEQRKEKKVKKLKEDLSGGVHISVYRIRNLQNPAKKFKVEANANQLYLTGTVVLHKDVNLVVVEGGPKSQKKFKKLMMHRVKWQEHNSKRDDPDGDDDTRRNNKCWLIWEGTAKDRSFGDIKFKQCPTENMAREHFKKHGTEHYWDLALSKSVLDSADD; encoded by the exons ATGTCGCTTCCTAAACGGGAGGTGGAGGAATTGAGGCCATGGGTGGAGCGCACTGTGAAGAAGATGCTCGGCTTCTCGGAGCCCACCGTGGTCACCGTGGCTCTGCAGTGCGTGGGGAAAGGTCTGgacaaaaggaaaacaacag ACCAATTGCACCCTTTCCTGAATGAATCAGCCGGGAGTTTCGTCGAGCGTCTCTTCGAAGTGTTGGAGGAGAGCCGTGGTTCCCGAAGCAGCAAAGGAAACGGAGAAAAGACCCGCAAGCGAGAGTTGAAG GATGCATTCAGTGACGAGACAGACACGGGTGGAGTGAAAAGTGCCGCGCCGCCCGCTGTCGATGGCGCGGCACCCAAGCGCAAGCGGGTGCCTCGTTTTCAGGAAGTGGAGGAGCCCGAGGTCATTCCGGGACCGCCGTCGGAGAGTCCGGGCATGCTCAGCAAACTGCAG ATCAAACAGATGATGGAGGAAGCCACCAAGCAAATTGAACAGCGAAGGAAACAACTGAACATTACATCTCCTGCTCAG ACACAAATGGAATCTCCCATGTCGCGCCTTCTGGGCCCCGTCAGCGTAGGCGGCTCCATCATGCCCTCGCAGGCTGCCAGCTTCATGAACGACGCCATTGAGAAAGCTCGCAGGGTGGCCGAGGAGCAGGCGCGCCTGCAGTCGCAGATGCCGGTGAAGCCCAACATTCTGGGCATGTTGGGCAACTCCATCCCTCACAACTTTGTGGCTCTGGCCAACCTTCACGCCATGGGAATCGCCCCACC GAAAGTGGAAGTGAAGGAAGTGAATAAACCAACACCGCTCATTCTAGACGACAAGGGCAGGACAGTGGATGCTACCGGCAAAGAGATCGAGCTGACTCATCGCATGCCAACACTCAAAG CCAACATTCGGGCGGTGAAAAGGGAACAGTTCCGTCAGCAACTCAAAGAGAAGCCTGGAGAGGAGCTGGAGTCCACGTCCTACTTTGACAATCGCGTAACTCTGATTGCATCCCAGCGGACGCGCAAaactttcaagtttcatgagcaGGGTCGGTTTGAGAAGATTGCTCAAAGAATTCGAACAAAG GCCCAGCTGGAGAGGTTACAGAATGAGATTTCCCAGGCCGCCAAGAAGACGGGAATCCACGCCTCCACCAAGCTGGCTCTGATCGCTCCCAGGAAGGACATTGGCGACAGCGAAGTGCCCAACATCGAGTGGTGGGACTCCTTTATCTTGCCCACCAACATCGAAAT AAAGCCAGAAACCAAACTTGATGAGGTGGTGCTTTTCGGAGTGACAAATTTAGTGGAGCATCCGGCCCAAATTAGTCCTCCTG TCGACAAGGACAAACCGGTCACGCTGGGCGTTTACTTGACCAAGAAAGAACAGAAGAAGCTGAGACGACAGACTCGACGGGAAGGCCAAAAGGAAGTACAAGAAAAGGTCCGTCTTGGACTGATGCCGCCACCGGAGCCCAAAG TTCGCATCTCCAACCTGATGAGAGTGTTAGGGACCGAGGCGGTTCAGGACCCCACCAAAGTGGAAGCCCACGTCAGAGCGCAGATGGCCAAGAGACAAAA AGCCCACGAAGAGGCCAACGCGGCGCGCAAGCTCACGGCTGAGCAGCGCAAAGAAAAGAAGGTGAAGAAGTTGAAGGAGGATCTCAGCGGAGGGGTTCACATTTCCGTGTACAG GATCCGTAACCTGCAAAATCCAGCAAAGAAGTTCAAAGTGGAAGCCAATGCCAACCAGCTCTACCTGACCGGCACTGTCGTCCTGCATAAAGACGTTAACTTGGTTGTGGTGGAAGGAG GCCCCAAATCTCAGAAGAAGTTCAAGAAACTCATGATGCACAGAGTCAAGTGGCAGGAGCATAACTCCAAACGAGACG ATCCGGATGGCGACGACGACACGAGGAGGAACAACAAGTGCTGGTTGATTTGGGAG GGCACGGCCAAAGACCGCTCCTTCGGGGACATAAAGTTCAAGCAGTGCCCTACAGAAAACATGGCCAGGGAACACTTCAAGAAACATGGCACAGAACACTACTGGGATCTGGCTCTCAGTAAGAGTGTGCTAGACAGCGCCGACGATTGA
- the prpf3 gene encoding U4/U6 small nuclear ribonucleoprotein Prp3 isoform X1, protein MSLPKREVEELRPWVERTVKKMLGFSEPTVVTVALQCVGKGLDKRKTTDQLHPFLNESAGSFVERLFEVLEESRGSRSSKGNGEKTRKRELKDAFSDETDTGGVKSAAPPAVDGAAPKRKRVPRFQEVEEPEVIPGPPSESPGMLSKLQIKQMMEEATKQIEQRRKQLNITSPAQQTQMESPMSRLLGPVSVGGSIMPSQAASFMNDAIEKARRVAEEQARLQSQMPVKPNILGMLGNSIPHNFVALANLHAMGIAPPKVEVKEVNKPTPLILDDKGRTVDATGKEIELTHRMPTLKANIRAVKREQFRQQLKEKPGEELESTSYFDNRVTLIASQRTRKTFKFHEQGRFEKIAQRIRTKAQLERLQNEISQAAKKTGIHASTKLALIAPRKDIGDSEVPNIEWWDSFILPTNIEIKPETKLDEVVLFGVTNLVEHPAQISPPGKFDKDKPVTLGVYLTKKEQKKLRRQTRREGQKEVQEKVRLGLMPPPEPKVRISNLMRVLGTEAVQDPTKVEAHVRAQMAKRQKAHEEANAARKLTAEQRKEKKVKKLKEDLSGGVHISVYRIRNLQNPAKKFKVEANANQLYLTGTVVLHKDVNLVVVEGGPKSQKKFKKLMMHRVKWQEHNSKRDDPDGDDDTRRNNKCWLIWEGTAKDRSFGDIKFKQCPTENMAREHFKKHGTEHYWDLALSKSVLDSADD, encoded by the exons ATGTCGCTTCCTAAACGGGAGGTGGAGGAATTGAGGCCATGGGTGGAGCGCACTGTGAAGAAGATGCTCGGCTTCTCGGAGCCCACCGTGGTCACCGTGGCTCTGCAGTGCGTGGGGAAAGGTCTGgacaaaaggaaaacaacag ACCAATTGCACCCTTTCCTGAATGAATCAGCCGGGAGTTTCGTCGAGCGTCTCTTCGAAGTGTTGGAGGAGAGCCGTGGTTCCCGAAGCAGCAAAGGAAACGGAGAAAAGACCCGCAAGCGAGAGTTGAAG GATGCATTCAGTGACGAGACAGACACGGGTGGAGTGAAAAGTGCCGCGCCGCCCGCTGTCGATGGCGCGGCACCCAAGCGCAAGCGGGTGCCTCGTTTTCAGGAAGTGGAGGAGCCCGAGGTCATTCCGGGACCGCCGTCGGAGAGTCCGGGCATGCTCAGCAAACTGCAG ATCAAACAGATGATGGAGGAAGCCACCAAGCAAATTGAACAGCGAAGGAAACAACTGAACATTACATCTCCTGCTCAG CAGACACAAATGGAATCTCCCATGTCGCGCCTTCTGGGCCCCGTCAGCGTAGGCGGCTCCATCATGCCCTCGCAGGCTGCCAGCTTCATGAACGACGCCATTGAGAAAGCTCGCAGGGTGGCCGAGGAGCAGGCGCGCCTGCAGTCGCAGATGCCGGTGAAGCCCAACATTCTGGGCATGTTGGGCAACTCCATCCCTCACAACTTTGTGGCTCTGGCCAACCTTCACGCCATGGGAATCGCCCCACC GAAAGTGGAAGTGAAGGAAGTGAATAAACCAACACCGCTCATTCTAGACGACAAGGGCAGGACAGTGGATGCTACCGGCAAAGAGATCGAGCTGACTCATCGCATGCCAACACTCAAAG CCAACATTCGGGCGGTGAAAAGGGAACAGTTCCGTCAGCAACTCAAAGAGAAGCCTGGAGAGGAGCTGGAGTCCACGTCCTACTTTGACAATCGCGTAACTCTGATTGCATCCCAGCGGACGCGCAAaactttcaagtttcatgagcaGGGTCGGTTTGAGAAGATTGCTCAAAGAATTCGAACAAAG GCCCAGCTGGAGAGGTTACAGAATGAGATTTCCCAGGCCGCCAAGAAGACGGGAATCCACGCCTCCACCAAGCTGGCTCTGATCGCTCCCAGGAAGGACATTGGCGACAGCGAAGTGCCCAACATCGAGTGGTGGGACTCCTTTATCTTGCCCACCAACATCGAAAT AAAGCCAGAAACCAAACTTGATGAGGTGGTGCTTTTCGGAGTGACAAATTTAGTGGAGCATCCGGCCCAAATTAGTCCTCCTGGTAAGT TCGACAAGGACAAACCGGTCACGCTGGGCGTTTACTTGACCAAGAAAGAACAGAAGAAGCTGAGACGACAGACTCGACGGGAAGGCCAAAAGGAAGTACAAGAAAAGGTCCGTCTTGGACTGATGCCGCCACCGGAGCCCAAAG TTCGCATCTCCAACCTGATGAGAGTGTTAGGGACCGAGGCGGTTCAGGACCCCACCAAAGTGGAAGCCCACGTCAGAGCGCAGATGGCCAAGAGACAAAA AGCCCACGAAGAGGCCAACGCGGCGCGCAAGCTCACGGCTGAGCAGCGCAAAGAAAAGAAGGTGAAGAAGTTGAAGGAGGATCTCAGCGGAGGGGTTCACATTTCCGTGTACAG GATCCGTAACCTGCAAAATCCAGCAAAGAAGTTCAAAGTGGAAGCCAATGCCAACCAGCTCTACCTGACCGGCACTGTCGTCCTGCATAAAGACGTTAACTTGGTTGTGGTGGAAGGAG GCCCCAAATCTCAGAAGAAGTTCAAGAAACTCATGATGCACAGAGTCAAGTGGCAGGAGCATAACTCCAAACGAGACG ATCCGGATGGCGACGACGACACGAGGAGGAACAACAAGTGCTGGTTGATTTGGGAG GGCACGGCCAAAGACCGCTCCTTCGGGGACATAAAGTTCAAGCAGTGCCCTACAGAAAACATGGCCAGGGAACACTTCAAGAAACATGGCACAGAACACTACTGGGATCTGGCTCTCAGTAAGAGTGTGCTAGACAGCGCCGACGATTGA
- the LOC125975750 gene encoding circadian-associated transcriptional repressor, with protein sequence MQSQGSTSSQPSLDSLSSSDSLLFSDSDDADVFLTDASSSALLEAAVAAAGPMARGPAAADAHAGRAANSPASQWACDGYADKEQNEDGASPAQNPKSQGDLLFAQKCAELQGFVRPLLELLNGLKKGRFDRGLSSFQQSVAMDRIQRIVGVLQKPNSGERYLNTLLQVEMMLKLWFPQIAVLPPSSSAAATSPACPAVDATPPHKHKDQLHIPVKKRRLSWTGTDSPTSSPGLPKCPRLSAQEKHLPDDSEEEETQTEATEGGPCLPPPPPPPPPPPPPSLSSPPPHQNSAKGNASDSDGSGNLSEYKTARGSEPSLTWVHVAPILSPRKTGAAAAATQDSAVSSTTPPEHSKNLEKAARCQSHAAAADEQGGEDHQDPGAPSET encoded by the exons ATGCAGTCCCAGGGCAGCACGTCGTCCCAACCCTCCTTGGACTCACTCAGCTCCAGCGACAGCCTCCTCTTCAGCGACTCTGACGACGCCGACGTCTTCCTGACCGACGCCTCTTCCTCGGCCCTCCTGGAGgctgcggtggcggcggcgggtcCGATGGCGAGGGGTCCGGCGGCAGCCGACGCCCACGCCGGCCGGGCCGCTAACAGCCCCGCCTCGCAGTGGGCCTGTGACGGCTATGCCGACAAAGAGCAAAATGAGGACGGCGCCTCGCCAGCCCAGAATCCTAAGTCGCAGGGCGACCTGCTGTTTGCTCAGAAG TGTGCTGAGCTTCAGGGTTTCGTCAGGCCCCTGCTAGAGCTGCTCAACGGGCTCAAGAAGGGCCGATTTGACCGTG GTCTGAGTAGTTTTCAGCAGAGCGTCGCCATGGATCGCATCCAGCGGATTGTGGGGGTCTTGCAGAAACCAAACAGCGG GGAGCGCTACCTCAACACGCTTCTCCAAGTGGAGATGATGCTGAAGCTGTGGTTTCCTCAGATCGCCGTCCTCCCGCCGTCATCTTCTGCTGCCGCCACTTCACCCGCCTGCCCCGCAGTAGACGCCACGCCCCCGCACAAGCACAAGGATCAGCTGCATATCCCGGTCAAG AAACGCCGACTCAGCTGGACAGGAACCGACTCCCCCACGTCCTCTCCGGGCCTCCCCAAGTGCCCTCGCCTTAGTGCACAAGAGAAGCATCTTCCAGACGACAGCGAGGAAGAAGAGACACAAACGGAAGCCACGGAAGGCGGCCCCTGCCTCCCACCaccaccccctcctcctcctcctcctcctcctccgtcgTTGTCATCGCCACCGCCACACCAAAATTCTGCAAAGGGAAACGCCAGCGACTCTGACGGTTCGGGCAACCTGTCAGAGTACAAAACGGCTCGTGGTTCTGAGCCCAGCCTCACGTGGGTGCACGTTGCCCCCATCCTGTCCCCGAGGAAGACGGGCGCGGCAGCGGCGGCCACGCAGGACAGCGCCGTGTCCTCCACCACGCCCCCCGAGCACAGCAAGAATCTCGAGAAAGCCGCACGCTGCCAAAGCCACGCAGCTGCTGCCGACGAGCAAGGAGGCGAAGACCATCAGGACCCGGGCGCGCCCTCCGAGACCTGA
- the prpf3 gene encoding U4/U6 small nuclear ribonucleoprotein Prp3 isoform X3, with protein MSLPKREVEELRPWVERTVKKMLGFSEPTVVTVALQCVGKGLDKRKTTDQLHPFLNESAGSFVERLFEVLEESRGSRSSKGNGEKTRKRELKDAFSDETDTGGVKSAAPPAVDGAAPKRKRVPRFQEVEEPEVIPGPPSESPGMLSKLQIKQMMEEATKQIEQRRKQLNITSPAQQTQMESPMSRLLGPVSVGGSIMPSQAASFMNDAIEKARRVAEEQARLQSQMPVKPNILGMLGNSIPHNFVALANLHAMGIAPPKVEVKEVNKPTPLILDDKGRTVDATGKEIELTHRMPTLKANIRAVKREQFRQQLKEKPGEELESTSYFDNRVTLIASQRTRKTFKFHEQGRFEKIAQRIRTKAQLERLQNEISQAAKKTGIHASTKLALIAPRKDIGDSEVPNIEWWDSFILPTNIEIKPETKLDEVVLFGVTNLVEHPAQISPPVDKDKPVTLGVYLTKKEQKKLRRQTRREGQKEVQEKVRLGLMPPPEPKVRISNLMRVLGTEAVQDPTKVEAHVRAQMAKRQKAHEEANAARKLTAEQRKEKKVKKLKEDLSGGVHISVYRIRNLQNPAKKFKVEANANQLYLTGTVVLHKDVNLVVVEGGPKSQKKFKKLMMHRVKWQEHNSKRDDPDGDDDTRRNNKCWLIWEGTAKDRSFGDIKFKQCPTENMAREHFKKHGTEHYWDLALSKSVLDSADD; from the exons ATGTCGCTTCCTAAACGGGAGGTGGAGGAATTGAGGCCATGGGTGGAGCGCACTGTGAAGAAGATGCTCGGCTTCTCGGAGCCCACCGTGGTCACCGTGGCTCTGCAGTGCGTGGGGAAAGGTCTGgacaaaaggaaaacaacag ACCAATTGCACCCTTTCCTGAATGAATCAGCCGGGAGTTTCGTCGAGCGTCTCTTCGAAGTGTTGGAGGAGAGCCGTGGTTCCCGAAGCAGCAAAGGAAACGGAGAAAAGACCCGCAAGCGAGAGTTGAAG GATGCATTCAGTGACGAGACAGACACGGGTGGAGTGAAAAGTGCCGCGCCGCCCGCTGTCGATGGCGCGGCACCCAAGCGCAAGCGGGTGCCTCGTTTTCAGGAAGTGGAGGAGCCCGAGGTCATTCCGGGACCGCCGTCGGAGAGTCCGGGCATGCTCAGCAAACTGCAG ATCAAACAGATGATGGAGGAAGCCACCAAGCAAATTGAACAGCGAAGGAAACAACTGAACATTACATCTCCTGCTCAG CAGACACAAATGGAATCTCCCATGTCGCGCCTTCTGGGCCCCGTCAGCGTAGGCGGCTCCATCATGCCCTCGCAGGCTGCCAGCTTCATGAACGACGCCATTGAGAAAGCTCGCAGGGTGGCCGAGGAGCAGGCGCGCCTGCAGTCGCAGATGCCGGTGAAGCCCAACATTCTGGGCATGTTGGGCAACTCCATCCCTCACAACTTTGTGGCTCTGGCCAACCTTCACGCCATGGGAATCGCCCCACC GAAAGTGGAAGTGAAGGAAGTGAATAAACCAACACCGCTCATTCTAGACGACAAGGGCAGGACAGTGGATGCTACCGGCAAAGAGATCGAGCTGACTCATCGCATGCCAACACTCAAAG CCAACATTCGGGCGGTGAAAAGGGAACAGTTCCGTCAGCAACTCAAAGAGAAGCCTGGAGAGGAGCTGGAGTCCACGTCCTACTTTGACAATCGCGTAACTCTGATTGCATCCCAGCGGACGCGCAAaactttcaagtttcatgagcaGGGTCGGTTTGAGAAGATTGCTCAAAGAATTCGAACAAAG GCCCAGCTGGAGAGGTTACAGAATGAGATTTCCCAGGCCGCCAAGAAGACGGGAATCCACGCCTCCACCAAGCTGGCTCTGATCGCTCCCAGGAAGGACATTGGCGACAGCGAAGTGCCCAACATCGAGTGGTGGGACTCCTTTATCTTGCCCACCAACATCGAAAT AAAGCCAGAAACCAAACTTGATGAGGTGGTGCTTTTCGGAGTGACAAATTTAGTGGAGCATCCGGCCCAAATTAGTCCTCCTG TCGACAAGGACAAACCGGTCACGCTGGGCGTTTACTTGACCAAGAAAGAACAGAAGAAGCTGAGACGACAGACTCGACGGGAAGGCCAAAAGGAAGTACAAGAAAAGGTCCGTCTTGGACTGATGCCGCCACCGGAGCCCAAAG TTCGCATCTCCAACCTGATGAGAGTGTTAGGGACCGAGGCGGTTCAGGACCCCACCAAAGTGGAAGCCCACGTCAGAGCGCAGATGGCCAAGAGACAAAA AGCCCACGAAGAGGCCAACGCGGCGCGCAAGCTCACGGCTGAGCAGCGCAAAGAAAAGAAGGTGAAGAAGTTGAAGGAGGATCTCAGCGGAGGGGTTCACATTTCCGTGTACAG GATCCGTAACCTGCAAAATCCAGCAAAGAAGTTCAAAGTGGAAGCCAATGCCAACCAGCTCTACCTGACCGGCACTGTCGTCCTGCATAAAGACGTTAACTTGGTTGTGGTGGAAGGAG GCCCCAAATCTCAGAAGAAGTTCAAGAAACTCATGATGCACAGAGTCAAGTGGCAGGAGCATAACTCCAAACGAGACG ATCCGGATGGCGACGACGACACGAGGAGGAACAACAAGTGCTGGTTGATTTGGGAG GGCACGGCCAAAGACCGCTCCTTCGGGGACATAAAGTTCAAGCAGTGCCCTACAGAAAACATGGCCAGGGAACACTTCAAGAAACATGGCACAGAACACTACTGGGATCTGGCTCTCAGTAAGAGTGTGCTAGACAGCGCCGACGATTGA